Sequence from the Myxocyprinus asiaticus isolate MX2 ecotype Aquarium Trade chromosome 44, UBuf_Myxa_2, whole genome shotgun sequence genome:
aatcTCTTTGACCTATTACTTCAAACGGAATTGTGGCAAAAATGGTTAAATGgctttaattcatttaattggGTGTGTAAGGCTGGTTTGCCTTAGTTTATTAAAGGTGATGTTGCTTAAAAAcctaaatataatttcatatccCTTTCAGATACAGTCAAGCCGATGCTCTAAAATATGTGGGCATTGAACGTGAAATGGAAATTCCATGAAGCCATCTACCTCCTTGAACAATTGCCTTACATTCTTCAGGAATTCTCTCTCCACATACATCTCCAAAACAGCTTAGAAACCGGGTTTTATAGGACAAGGGCAtctatttgaaattttttttttttttttttacagtgatattttcaagacttttttttttacttgaccaACAGGCTTACTCTGGGattactttttgatagtaacttgaaCATTGTCATGTTTACAGTTGAAACAATCCATTTAATAATGGACCGTTGTTTTGTACTCTGGATCATAGTACCACCCCCTCCCCCCCATTTGCTTTAAGTTATTTTGACAATTTATTCTTTATACTTTTGGACCAATTTTATTTACAGGCTGTATGTTTCTAACACGTTATCACACAAACTCCAGCTACTTTTGAAGGTTTTGTTCGTTGTGGAAAACCAAAGCCACTTTCACTGTTTTGCATGTCATCTCAAGAAACTTAGTGCAGAGGTATTTAATGCATTTTCTTGAGTGCCGATGCACAATTGCTGTAAACACAATGGTGAATTATGAGAGGGTGCAGACTCAGTATCATACTATTGTGGTgccttgaaatgtaaaaaaactgAATAGTTTCTTGAATTAGATTTCCTATAAAATTGTTGAACAGTGTACTCAGTGTATGCATGAACAGAGTTTTAAATGGAATCGGGTAGCTCTTCATTCTTCAATATTATCCTGAATTGTTTCACAAAGTCTATTGAGACCATTGCAGCTCTGAACTAGACATCACTAAAGGTAGCGAGATTGGTTTAAGGTGCTCTTCATGTtaagtgaaaaaaaattaattcattctGACTGTGGGATGTTATAAGAATCAAAGCAATAATACCATGCTTGACTTAAGCTGTTCTCTTAAGGTCCCTATTTATTTTATCAGTGTAAAccagttttattaatttattgataaTATCTTTGCTGTGATTTGAATAGGGAATATTTAGGAGTTAGTtaatgctttttgtcatttttctccACTGAACCTATCGATCAATCTTGTTTATGCTTTATTTTCTGTGGGTTTTTGACCACTCCATCTCCATGTTTCTGATTATAAGGTGCTGTTTAATTGTTTACAggaatttaaaataaacattgaaaTCAATTGTCTGCTGTAATATTGCCAGAAGAGTGCCAGAAAATTTAGCTGAGTGGTGTGAACAAAGATAACTATAATGAGCAAAACTAATTACTGAGAAGGCTTAAAGAAAAATTAAGTTTATTCATGACATTTATAAAATGAACTGCACTATACAAATGGCGTTCTCGTGGCAGGTAACAATGCAAGTAACAACTCTAAACAGCCAGTCAGACACGATTATATGCTGTTGAAAAGTATCCTCTTATTTTAATCTCTGGTATTTTCATCTGCAACCAACAGCCTTTTTAAAAAACCTGTCAGTTTTCCAAAAGTCACTTTAATTTATAGTTAAATTAATCAgcgttttgtcttttttttcatGATAGGCAATACCATGCAGCCCTGACTCTGGGTCCCACTGAGTATAGTTCGATGTccaatatttacacattaaaaaGGCTTGAGCAGCTGAAAGGCTTAGAAACAAAGACTGGCTGCTTTTTCAGTCTGGGTTTAAAGGGAAAAGTCCAGTGTCACATCATCCAACTTGCCAGAAAATGTTCTGTTTTTCTGCATCCACATTGTGTAGGTATTCCTTGAAACATTAGCCAAATGTCTAAGGAATGATCTTTAGAAGCCAAACTTTAGAGAAGGTTTTTAAGCCAAGTAGCTGTAGGTGTCTTTTTCCCCATCCACACGTTCCAGATATTCCTTCTCTATCAAAATGTCAATGCATTTCTGAAAGaaataaacattcaaaaacatAAATGCCTGATCTGAATAGattaaaagctaaatttagaatTGCCTGGTGCTGCTGTCCTGTTACCTTGATGACAGGGACACGAGGTTTGAAACGTGATGAAAGTTGGTTCAGCACTTCAGCCAAAAGCTGTTGGTGCTTTAAAACTTTCCTCATCTTCATGATTCTCACAATAGCAGCCTGCACACAAGAATGAACACATACATTCAAATGAATTTctgtatttaaacacaaaaacaaacttgGTTTTAACTTAATGAAATAGTTCAACAGATCATTTACTGatccccatgttgttccaacctgtatgacttttattgTCCCATTGAACAAAAATATGCAAGAAATTAGCCTCAGTCAAATTTCACTTTCAATGCCTCTGTCTAACATCTCCGTTTGTGTTACACAGATGAAAGTCATTCGAGGTAGAAAATTACAGAATTTCcagttttgggtcaactatccctttaaggaattgatactgtttatttgtttttaaatacctGGATGAGGAGTTTCCTGTCTTCCTCAATGTTCTTATGTGTTGTCTCTTGCTCTTGTTTTTGCTCTGTCTTCATTGGCACATTGATATTGACCCGCAACTTCTTGCTGCAGGACACACAACAGCACAGATGGACATGGGACAGTTTTAAAAGTCACTGAATTAACATCAGTGTATGCTGTGCAGATAAAATATTAATCTGAAGACAAGAACTTACTTCTTATAGCCCAAGAAAATTTTTATTAATGTATCAGGCTTGAAATCCATTTCATCTATGTTTGCATTCTCATCCTCCAAGacctgaaaaagtaaaaaaaaaaaaaaagtatcatctTTTTTTCTCATCTTGGCTAATTTAAACACGAGTATGAATGGTTtctacacagtttttttttaataaacattctgTAAGCAAAACCACACCACAGATAAGGGTTAAAAATGCTATACTCAAAAGGGACAGCACTAAGGCCATGTTcccacctggtattaaaatgtgtttttggtgaATTGATAAAGTTTTCAGCCGACACATcactgtttccacctggtatgaCCATGCTTCTCAAGTGCTTCTCCTGTTACCATTTGCCTttggattttgaggggagggaGTCTGATTTATGTATATTATCATGTCAGTGTGTTAATTCATTATaataaacagcaaaacaaaaatcataaaaacaaaaacaaaaaaaacagcacacttgtttctcccagatgcagctgaaattttatCCAAGCACAAAcccaacattttgagcagaattgtccattattttagtaGAGTACCAGTATTAACCtgaatttcagatgtgtgtgtttctcaTGCATGCTGATATCAGACAAACTGAAGATCATCCATGAAGTTCTCTTATGTCtacgctttttcaaattttccgatctgatgattatttccttttaaagccacacaAAACCAGCAAAGTTTgcactcttgttttagtgcagtggctgattgacaggtgaggggtggcgcttcgctGCTGTCCATGACAGCACATTCAGAAAAGACTGCGTTTAACACATCAAATGCGATTTGGTCACATGCGTTCTAGACTACCTTtgtatgtggtttcagtgatcatCTCACAAATGTTTTGTACCCTTtctagacctgtatttagcgctgaccatgtTATTCgatcacctgaaatgcatcttaataccaggtgcaaACGGGGTCTATGATAAAAAGTGACATATGCTGATTACAGAGTCCTATAAACAACCAGTCCTCAATACTTACCAGCAACTTTGATTTCAACAGTATTTGCAAAACCTGAACCAAAATATCCTGTGAaatgaagggagagagagagaaaaaaaaaagaatgacgtAGAAgacaaaaacgtaaaaaaaaaaaaaaaaaaagttaaattttttttttaaaaaaagccagTAAAATTCAGACTGACTTATTTTAGATTTAATAAAtcccttaaaagaatattctgggttcaatacaagtgaagctcaatcaacagaatttgtggcataatgttgatcagaacaaaaaataatttcgactaaAGCAAAAACCTGGGTTACAGTCAGGTACTTATATGAGAAGTAAatatggccaatttttggagggtttaaaaaggcagaaatgtgaagcttacaattttataaaagcacttacattaaattattaacattatttcttctgttaaaactggtgtattatttgttgtattataagttgtttaaatggtaattttttTGCCACACTGTAACaccatgccacaaatgctgtagattgagcttaatttgtattaaacacaaaatattccAAAATAATATTTCAAAAGTGATTTTAATCTGATGCAACTCACATCTAAATCAGTTTTATAAATATGATACAAATTCACATAAATCTAACATCACtctcattatattatttttacactACTGCATTTTCATAGGCAGTTTAAATGTGAATTTAATTTGAGATCACcgtttatttaatatttcaaagTTTTGTAGAGTCAGAAATCATACAAGTGAGAGATAGCTGTTTTTCAATGGGGATTTTAACCAATGGCACTTGCACTCACTGTTTTGATCTGTGTGCTATCAGCCAGTTGCTGGACGGTGTAGCTGTTCTCTGTGTTGAACTGGAGCAGAATGGCCATCTGGAAGGTGGAGGCCTACGGGAGATAACCATAAACACATTCTGACACTTGTGCCAGCTGAGTCCTACAACATTCTTAATGAGTCCTGAAGGTCCCATTATATGCTTTGAAATACAGTTGGCATACACATTAACACAAACCTGCAGAGTATATCTGTTTTTGAAGCAGTTGGTGACTAACTCCCCTTTGGATAGGTGGTAAAGCCATGTCAACTTGCGTCCACTGTGTCTACTTCCATAGAAAGCTGTAAATCTTTGGTAACTCCGCTCCAACTGTGAAAACAACGCCATTCAAAAACTATCATCAACTGCAACTATGAGGATGTGTAATCACACATTATTCTCAGGTTTTCCGAGGGTGTGAAAGGCTTTGAAATTACAGGGTTAAGCGTCTGAGCGTCTCACCTCAGATGGTAAAGCAAATGTGCAAGACTGCTGGAATGGCCATGAGCCAGAGCTCAGAACCTGGATACTGAAATCCACTGTGTGACAGATGGAGCCAGTGAGAGACCAAAGATTTTTTtctaaagagttagttcacccatatatgaaaattctgtcactgtttacttaccctcatgtcaaaAGGGAagtaaggcagaatgacagccacaGTCTATTCTCTTTCAATGTattgaaaaagatgcaatgaaaataaatggtgactgagggaaacattctgcctcacatctccttttgcatttcaTAGAagtaagaaaatcatacaggtcaacacgagggtgagtaaaatatgacagaatgggtgatctatccctttaatcagtTACAACCACatgcatattaaaatataaacagaaacaaacaggAATCAATGTAAAGCGTTGAGAACGTACAGTCCAATGGCTCTGAGTTGGAAAGGTGCTTTTTGAATTGCTCATTCAAGTCTTTGCTGACACCAATGTCTTGGAACATGCGCTGTAGTTTGGAGGTATATTCAAACCCACACGCTTGCTGATGGTGGACAGAACATAACAAAACAGCATTAGAAACAAACAAGGAACAACATTGATTCAATAAGCAAACCTCACTAAAAAGTGCACAGACCTTCAGTTTGGAGATCATACTGGCCTCTGCGTCATCGCTGGCACTGTTCTGATGCACCAGTCTTTTGGCCAGCATCTTGGCATAGAACTTCTGGAACACATCTTTGTCTTCAATATACTTGAAAACCACCATCTGAAAAAAGAATGTTTGAGTATTGGTCACACACATTAACAAGACAAAGATTTGCTTTCAATTATTTGTACATTGGCAATGTTTGGAATGGCTTACTGCCATATTGTATGATAATCTCTCacagtatgcagtatatatacacactgtgaTGCATAgtatgtacattttctttttgcacaGACTATACATCCCACAATTCAATGTGCTTACCATGACCTTCCATTTCTAGTgtgacaaataaaacaatatgaaCTGTGATATTGAAGACCTTATGAAGTCAatgtttgtggcttttagtccatttagTTTTGAAGCCATCTAAACACTAGTGAgttcctaaaagttgacaaattaAGCCTGAGaagaaatacacattttaaatgtacagtctTACTCttccagaaaaaagaaaaaaaaaaatatatatatattcatgacaTATCTTGCACTATACaaatttgtccaatcaaatgccctCCAAAGTGAGAATAACTCTATGAGTGTTAAGAGATCCCAtacatacacactggcggccaaaagtttggaataatgtacagattttgctcttatggaaagaaattggtacttttatttaccaaagcggcattcagctgatcacaatgtatagtcaggacattactaacatgaaaaattactattacaatttgaattttcttttttttttaaaaactacttcaaagtgttctcataaaaaaaatcctccacatgcagcaatgacagctttgcagatccttggcattccagctgtcagtttgcccagatactcaggtgacatttcaccccacgcttcctgtagcacttgccatagatgtggcggtcttgtcgggcacttctcatgcaccttacagtctagctgatcccacaaaagctcaatggggttaagaaccataacactcttttccaattatctgttgtccaatgtctgtgtttctttgcccactctaaccttttctttttgtttttctgtttcaaaacttttctttgcaattcttcccataaggcctgcacccctgagtcttctctttactgttgtacatgaaactggtgttgagcgggtagaattcaatgaagctgtcatctgaggacatgtgaggcatctatttctcaaactagagactctgatgtactcatcctcttgtttagttgtacatctgggccttccacatctctttctgtccttgttagagccagttgtcctttgtctttgaagactgtagggtacacctttgtatgaaatctttttggcaatttcaagcattgtatagccttcattcctcaaaacaatgattgacgagtttctagagaaagacatttcttttttgccatttttgacctaatattgaccttaagacatgccagtctattgctgTGGCAACtcgaaaacaaacacaaagacaatgttaagcttcatttaaagaaccaaatagctttcaactgtgcttGATACAAagggaagtgattttctagtaccattattatgatttattagcaatttagcacgattactcaaggataaggtgttggaatgatggctgctggaaatggggtctgtctagatttgatcaaaaatgacttttcaaatactgtgtttcacatcagtaatgtcctgactatactttgtgatgagttgaatgccactttggtgaattaaagtaccaatttcctttcgaaacggcaaaatctgtacattattccaaacttttcgcCGCCAGTGTATTACagtaatgttaaaaatattagagctttaaatttattaaaataattattttttatgaattaatcTTATGATTTCATTGGtttctttttaagaaaataaaatatgtacagtgcatctggaaagtattcacagcgcttcactttttccacattttgttatattacagccttattccaaaattgattaaattcattcttttcttcaaaattctacaaacaataccccataatgacaacgtgaaagaagtttgtttgaaatctttgcaaatgtataaaaaaaaaatatattaataataaataaataaaaatcacctgtacataagtattcacagcctttgctcaatactttgttgaagcacctttggcaccaattacagcctcaagtctttttgagtatgatgctacaagcttggcacacctatttatgggcagtttctcccattcttctttgcaggacctctctccagagatgttcaatcgggttcaagtctgggctctggctgggccactcaaggacattcacagagttgtcccgtagccactcctttgttatcttggctgtgtgcttagggtcgttgtcctgttggaagatgaaccttcgccacAGTCTGaagtccagagtgctctggagcagttTTTCCattaaggatgtctctgtacattgctgcattcatttttccctcgatcctgacaggtctcccagttcctgccgctgaaaaactggaaggttctcctctctccacagagaaatgctggagctctgtcagagtgaccatcgggttcttggtcacctccctgactaaggcccttctcccccgatcgctcagtttggccaggcagccagttccaaacttcttccatttacggatgatggaggccactgtgctcattgggaccttcaatgctgcagaaatttttctgtacccttccccagatctgtgcctcgatacaatcctgtcttggaggtctacagacaattccttggacttcatggcttggtttgtgctctgacatgcactgttaactgtgggaccttatatagacaggtgtgtgcctttccaaatcatgtccaatcaactgaatttaccacaggtggactccaatcaagttgtagaaacatcaaggatgatcagtggaaacaggatgcacctgagctcaattttgagtgttatggcaacggctgtgaatacttatgtacatgtgattttttcattttttatttttaataaatttgcaaagatttcaaacaaacttctttcacgttgtcattatggggtattacttgtagaattttgaggaaaataatgaatttaatccattttggaataaggctgtaacataacaaaatgtggaaaaagtgaagcgctgtgaatactttccggatgcactgtatgcaaaTAGCAAagttttatacattatatacaatCCATTCATGTGAGACTTACTACTTGGTTGAGAGTATCTTCCAACTCAGCCTCCTCAGGATTCTTTGAACTAAATAAAAGACACCCAATTAAAAGATCAGTGGGATGTACACAGTATTCATGTACAAGTACTGAATCCTAGCAACAACAAACCTGTGGTCCTGGACAGTTTTAATCTATTAATTCCACAATGACAGGCAATATAGCTCTTAACTGTGTTTTAGATTCAAGtataaaatatactaaaataCACTAATGTCAACAAAATAATGGCAGCAAAACAGAACAACACTGAATTTAACTGTGAATATATGAATTGCTTGCCACAAATAACCGAACTTCCAGAAAGCAAAATACATTAACGGAAAGGATCAGAAATTTCCATCACATTTTACCAGATCTATACACACAAGGACATGACTACACAAGTATCAGCTTTATACGTTCACATTTAATCTGATATGCTCTGGTCTATGTTCAATGCTTGCAGTGTGGATGGGACTTCAGATGAGAGAATTCACCTCTTCTTCAGTAAAGAGTCACAGTATCTGGCCAGAAGCTCAGGGGATTTGCTGGAGGACTGCGCCATCCTTGTAACCGCATTATTGTTAATGAATCTTCCACAGGCCTGAAGAGAAGCACAGATCATAGAGCGCAAGTTACACCACAGCTATAAATAAGCAAGCACTATAGCTCAAAACTGAACTTTAATATAGACCACAAACCTTATCAAGTGCCGCCACGAACCCAGCATCGTTATTGAACGCAGACATGACGAGAGCGTTGTATTTCTTGTGCACATCCAAGATTGTTTGTACATACACTTTGGGGTCCTGGAAAATAAGTAGTGCTTGTTCAAACAGTGTCATTAAGATTATTActggaaatgaaataaaaaaaaagttaccagggaaagaaaaacaaacacacacacacacacacacacatatcaacaGTTTACAATTTATCCTACAGAAGATCACTCATTGGAacaatgcaaacattttaaaataagtaaaaaaattagCATATCTATATGGTTATGGGTCCATGGTTTGCCACAGCATAAAGTAAGAACTTTTGAAAGAGGCTGGCTTTCATGATCAAAAGCAGGCACAGCTCCATTCCATTCCATCATTTACAAAATAGAAAGGGTCTGTCaatctcaagtggtccaataactgtaaagttggttgcttgaccatttttattttccttattTATTTTGAGCAATTACCTCAAAACAGGTAATTGTATTTGTACTTCAAAACCACCAGTATTTAAATTTACTTGGTTTTACTTGGCCATCTTTGCGTCATGgcaaattttggttatacagctgtttacggaaacctcaatTTCTCAGCTCAGGATggttctacaaccccaattccgaaaaagttgggacaatatgaaaaatgctaataaaaacaaaaagaagtgatttgtaaattatattcaccctttgctatattgaaagcaattgaacatttttgttaagtttaaaatgtggaatattcatccattatgtaggtctttagctgcacaattgtacggggtcttcgttgccgtattgtgcgctccataatgcaccacacattctcaattggagatttTCAGGACTGCAGggaggccaatctagcacccacattcTCTGCTTATTCTGCCAGTatatggtttgaagttgtccagTTGAAAATGCCGGGACACCCTGGAAAAGATGgttctggatggcagtatatgctgctccaaaatttgtacatatttgtctgcattaatggtgccctcacagatgcgtgagttacccatgccatgggcactgacacacccctggcccatatagacactggcttttggacctgaccctgataacagcttggatggtccttttcctctttagcccagagaacacgatggctgtgtttttcaaaaactatttgaaatgtggactcatcggaccaaaaaacacggttccactgttctactttccatctaagatgaggaGGAGCCAGAAGTCGGcaacacttctggacagtgttgatgtagggcttctgctttgcatagtaaagtcttaacttgcatctgtggatgcatcggcaaatggtgttgattaacaaaaggtttactaaagtaatccaaaGCCCgtgttcatgatatccataacagatgaatgatgttttttaagacagtgatgtctgagggatcagagatcacgttcattcagaagtggttttcatcttgccctttacgcactttACGAGATTTGaacagattccttgaatcttttaactatattgttcactgtagaggatgaaatgcccaaaatcattcctatttgtctttggggaacattgttcccaaagtgctggattatttgctgaagcatctgttggcaaattgacaagtctcaaattaTCCTTGCTCTTGatggactaggctgtttttggaggctctttatatactatgacacgactgTCTCACATGTTTAACATCTCCCGTTTCACATTGCCTTATTTTAActtatcaaattgttattagtcttaaattgttGAAATTCCACATTttaaacaaacttgtgtcttcagtgcctaaatgcttaagtatttttagaagaaatgttgatgtttcacagtggtaaacactcaaccgtcctatttttttggagtgtgttgcaatcatctgatttgaaattactgtacataaaaaataaaaaaatgaaattcacaaggtaaaacatcatataatgtttagttgtagtgctttcaatatagcaaaggtgtaaatat
This genomic interval carries:
- the LOC127434184 gene encoding cullin-1-like; this encodes MSSNRGQNTHGLKQIGLDQIWDDLRAGIQQVYTRQSMAKSRYMELYTHVYNYCTSVHQSNQARGAGIPPSKPSKKTATAGGAQFVGLELYKRLKEFLRNYLTNLLKDGEDLMDESVLKFYTQQWEDYRFSSKVLNGICAYLNRHWVRRECDEGRKGIYEIYSLALVTWRECLFRPLNKQVTNAVLKLIEKERNGETINTRLISGVVQSYVELGLNEDDAFVKGPTLSVYKEYFETQFLADTERFYTRESTEFLQQNPVTEYMKKAEARLLEEQRRVQVYLHESTQDELARKCEQVLIEKHLEIFHTEFQNLLDADKNEDLGRMYNLVSRITDGLGELKKLLESHIHNQGLAAIEKCGDSALNDPKVYVQTILDVHKKYNALVMSAFNNDAGFVAALDKACGRFINNNAVTRMAQSSSKSPELLARYCDSLLKKSSKNPEEAELEDTLNQVMVVFKYIEDKDVFQKFYAKMLAKRLVHQNSASDDAEASMISKLKQACGFEYTSKLQRMFQDIGVSKDLNEQFKKHLSNSEPLDLDFSIQVLSSGSWPFQQSCTFALPSELERSYQRFTAFYGSRHSGRKLTWLYHLSKGELVTNCFKNRYTLQASTFQMAILLQFNTENSYTVQQLADSTQIKTDILVQVLQILLKSKLLVLEDENANIDEMDFKPDTLIKIFLGYKNKKLRVNINVPMKTEQKQEQETTHKNIEEDRKLLIQAAIVRIMKMRKVLKHQQLLAEVLNQLSSRFKPRVPVIKKCIDILIEKEYLERVDGEKDTYSYLA